Proteins found in one Pectobacterium atrosepticum genomic segment:
- the ihfB gene encoding integration host factor subunit beta, which produces MTKSELIERLAGQQSHIPAKVVEDAVKEMLEQMASTLAEGDRIEIRGFGSFSLHYRAPRVGRNPKTGDKVELEGKYVPHFKPGKELRDRANIYG; this is translated from the coding sequence ATGACCAAGTCTGAACTTATTGAAAGGCTTGCTGGACAGCAATCTCATATCCCGGCCAAAGTGGTTGAGGATGCAGTGAAAGAAATGCTTGAACAAATGGCTTCTACGTTAGCCGAAGGCGACCGTATTGAAATCCGTGGGTTTGGCAGTTTTTCACTTCACTACCGTGCACCGCGTGTGGGTCGTAATCCGAAAACGGGTGATAAAGTTGAGCTGGAAGGTAAGTACGTCCCTCACTTTAAACCGGGCAAGGAACTCCGCGACCGCGCTAACATTTATGGCTAA